Part of the Candidatus Obscuribacterales bacterium genome, AGGGTACCGAGGGTCATGGCGGAGACGAGGAGCAAGATGGGCACCCCAATCACTACTGACTGGGCCATGCGGGTATCTTGTTCGATCAGCAGCAGCGGTTCAGTGGATTGTAAAAACAAGTCAATTTGTTCAGCTACTTCATGGTGCTGCTCAGAAATCGGCACTTCCATCTGCTGGCTGTCTTGCCCAAGCAATAGCCGATAGTGAGGCTCAAAGTAGCCATCACTGCGAGAATGCAGCTCTGTTCGGACTTCAGTGCCTGTTACATCGCCAATGGAGCGACGACTTTCTTGCACCAGCCCCAGCATACGAGACTGGGTTTGCTCACAGGTGACGCTGTTGGCAACCTGCCGCTGACAAGAGAGCTGTGTTACACCAGCATTGGCCACAATCAGCCCAGCCATCACTAAGGGGAGTCCTCCCAGCACCCCTCCCCATCCCAGAAGAGCAGCAAAATTACCTAAGCCATCTTTGAGAATTAGACGTGAGCCGGTCTGCTTGATAATTTTCATCCCTCATTCCCTACTTGTCTGATGGTTAGATAGTCTAGGTGTCACACTCTGTCAGAGAAGGTTAGACATGCTGTGTGGATCATCTCAACACGGCCGTGTCTCCATCGCCTTTCTCCGCCGGAGATCGATCGACTGCTAGAGGTATCGTAGCGATCGCTACCAAGAAATCAGAGAGCGTAAGTACGGATTCAATCCAGTCATACCAGTCTCTTGGTTCCTATATTGTCCGTGTTTACACGGTCAATATAGAAGCGGCAGGGTTTATAAATTGCAACATAGACCATGCCTAGCACGGGCTGTAGCTAGAGTGACGTCATGGGATCTGTTGAACTCTCGTCCATTATGCTAGCCCATTCGCTTGGTGACGGGGTGAAGGGATGATGAGACAATGGTACTTCGGCAGAGTTTTAGACAGACTGGCCTGCGATCGCCCTTGGGGTGTTGGTTGGCAAGGTTGTCCCATGTGCTCTTATCAGCTTAGAACTTAGAACGTTCGCTTTCGTTGACTCTGCATCGAATCACACCTGTAAAAAAGACTGGACATATAGTTATGGCTCAAATTCAATTTTCTGTGGGTGTACCCGAGACGGTGATTCCCGACGTTCGCCTAACCCGCGCCCGGGATGGTAGTAATGGGCAAGCCATCTTTTATTTTGAAAATCCTGATGCCCTATCGAGAGATAGCACCAATGAAATTACAGGCATGTATATGGTGGATAGCGAGGGTGAACTGGTTACCCGTGAAGTCAAAGCCAAGTTTGTCAACGGACAACCTGAGGCTATTGAAGCCATTTATGTCATGAAAAGTGCTGAGGAATGGGATCGCTTTATCCGGTTCATGAATCGCTATGCTGAGGAAAATGAACTAGGGTTTAACAAGACCTAGACCCTACTTTCCCCTTTGCCCAACGATCGCCCACTTCCCTTCATGGGTGGGCGAATCCTTTTTATCACCCCCTGTTACATGTATGGGTACATGTGTGGGTGATAGATGGATGGGCGTTAGTTTATAAGTAAGCGATCGCGCTTGATCCACTTACCCCCCTCAGCCTGTGCTTCCCCATCCTGAGATTCCCCATCATCCTATTACCTGCGCTGTCATCACCGTCAGCGATACTCGCACCCCTGACAGCGATCGCAGCGGGCAGATGATTCAGCAACTGCTCGATGAAGCCAATCACCCAATTTTGCACTACGACCTGATTCGTGATGAACCCGACGAGATCCACCACCAAGTCGATCTGCTTTGTCAGCAGCCTGATCTCTACGCCATCATCCTGAATGGCGGCACGGGCATTGCCCCTCGCGACACCACCTATGATGCAATTGAGCGTTTGCTGGATAAAACCCTGCCGGGCTTTGGTGAGCTTTTTCGTTCCCTGAGCTATCAAGAAATTGGCTCGCGGGCCATGGCATCGCGGGCGATCGCCGGCATCCGCAACAATACGCTAATTTTTTCCTTGCCAGGGTCTACAAATGCGGTGGTGCTTGCCATGCAGAAGCTCATTTTGCCAGAGCTAGCCCATCTCACCCATCAGATCAACCCTCGACCGTAGGGGATTGCCTCTCAGAGATTAACCTTCCACGGCTGGGCCTGGTTTTGCCTGGTTCATCCACAACCTGTAGAGTCTAGTTGTAGCAGCACGTCCACAATGCTCGCCTACAGCTCTAGTGTTCATCAAAAGCACAAAAAAGGTTCCCTCAGGAACCCTTTCTGTAGCAAATGCAAGTTAGGAGCACGACTTGCTTGGATGATGCCTTTGGGGCAACCCAGGAAGGTCGCAGACCACACTAGGGATCGGCTGACGGTTGAAAGGCTCATCTCCCGCCCCTCAACCGCTATAAAGCTATAGAGCCTAGGCAAACTGCTGCATTTCAACTTCAAGCTGGTGGATCAGCTGATCGTTGCCTTGATTGCGAGCCGTGTCTAGACGTTGTTGCAGGCGGCGACGGATGTTTTCCTGGTGAACCATCGCTACCTCCCGTGGCAGGGCCTTGCGAGCATTGGCAAAAACCCTGGTTGTCACCTTGTCCTGCGTGGCAGGGGTGGCTACAACCCGAGGCATAGCAGGAGCTGTTTCAACCTGCCCATTCTCGTTAACGCTGTATTGC contains:
- the psb28 gene encoding photosystem II reaction center protein Psb28 produces the protein MAQIQFSVGVPETVIPDVRLTRARDGSNGQAIFYFENPDALSRDSTNEITGMYMVDSEGELVTREVKAKFVNGQPEAIEAIYVMKSAEEWDRFIRFMNRYAEENELGFNKT
- a CDS encoding MogA/MoaB family molybdenum cofactor biosynthesis protein, with the protein product MLPHPEIPHHPITCAVITVSDTRTPDSDRSGQMIQQLLDEANHPILHYDLIRDEPDEIHHQVDLLCQQPDLYAIILNGGTGIAPRDTTYDAIERLLDKTLPGFGELFRSLSYQEIGSRAMASRAIAGIRNNTLIFSLPGSTNAVVLAMQKLILPELAHLTHQINPRP
- a CDS encoding DUF4278 domain-containing protein, which codes for MKLRYRGTDYLHNPTIIDDIEHRGVGHYRGHPIEFAYPRHIPVPQSLDGLTYRGVQYSVNENGQVETAPAMPRVVATPATQDKVTTRVFANARKALPREVAMVHQENIRRRLQQRLDTARNQGNDQLIHQLEVEMQQFA